In Streptomyces chartreusis, the following proteins share a genomic window:
- a CDS encoding MarR family winged helix-turn-helix transcriptional regulator has protein sequence MTATSGGPTGTRRDTVAAVVRQWQSVHPDLDTAPMEIIGRINRCAALLQQAEDAPLRRAGLSRPEFDLLGALRRTGHELTPSELARETFSSGAAVTKRLKQLTERGLVERRGDTRDRRVAHLRLTDEGRDLVDGVLPEQLAYETSVLSELDSEGRGELASLLGELLGRLEGRLGALRA, from the coding sequence ATGACGGCGACCAGCGGCGGGCCGACCGGGACGAGACGCGACACGGTGGCCGCCGTGGTCCGGCAGTGGCAGAGCGTCCACCCCGACCTCGACACCGCGCCCATGGAGATCATCGGCCGGATCAACCGCTGCGCCGCCCTCCTCCAGCAGGCCGAGGACGCCCCCCTGCGCCGCGCGGGCCTCAGTCGCCCCGAGTTCGACCTGCTCGGCGCGCTGCGCCGCACCGGCCACGAACTGACGCCCAGCGAACTGGCCCGCGAGACCTTCTCCTCGGGCGCCGCCGTCACCAAGCGCCTCAAGCAGCTGACCGAACGGGGCCTGGTCGAGCGCCGCGGCGACACCCGCGACCGGCGCGTGGCCCACCTCCGCCTCACCGACGAGGGCCGGGACCTCGTCGACGGCGTCCTGCCGGAGCAACTCGCCTACGAGACCTCCGTACTGTCCGAGCTCGACTCCGAGGGACGCGGCGAACTGGCCTCCCTGCTGGGCGAGTTGCTCGGCCGGCTGGAGGGCCGACTGGGCGCGTTGCGTGCCTGA
- a CDS encoding FUSC family protein encodes MSSRLPLAGVLRLGRPSDIWFKPALSVVAAVAPPNLALLALGRLDLAMYTMAGSLCALYAHNRPYAARARALAWVILGMLGGLTTALLAASLTRSAVVLVAVGAVLAAVHKVLCDATRIGPPGNVVLTFISSAALFVPQSPDRIPGHLGLAAAAGAWAWLVGMAPGLLRPHGPERRATAAALNAAAAHAEAHVSGEDTAGTHGTAVIAVRAARQAVSSTTGTPLTVTHRALERLIVRAEVALAAPSDADPAPLRDWARQVRGNRPVPEVPHLTGVDSELAPNPGPLWHRLRPLAPLALRTALGCALAGYASLALGIGRPYWALVTAASLYQADLALTWGRGVQRVVGNLLGVVFFAALVPLAHTGEVALVLCCLALNFGAEALIGRNYWLGSVCVTPMALLITEFAGFQQPGPLITERVVDTLVGALVGLAAAVVVPHRKRVVRAERAGPRTLAATGSSRGRHPDQRTGNTTEGVRP; translated from the coding sequence ATGAGCAGTCGTCTCCCGCTCGCCGGAGTGCTGCGCCTCGGCCGGCCCTCCGACATCTGGTTCAAGCCCGCCCTGAGCGTGGTCGCCGCCGTCGCCCCGCCCAACCTCGCCCTCCTCGCGCTGGGCCGCCTGGACCTGGCCATGTACACGATGGCCGGGTCGCTGTGCGCGCTCTACGCCCACAACCGTCCCTATGCCGCCCGGGCCCGCGCCCTGGCATGGGTGATCCTCGGCATGCTCGGCGGTCTCACGACCGCCCTGCTCGCGGCCTCCCTGACCCGCAGTGCCGTCGTGCTGGTCGCCGTCGGCGCGGTGCTGGCGGCCGTGCATAAGGTGCTGTGCGACGCGACCCGCATCGGCCCGCCCGGCAACGTCGTCCTCACCTTCATCAGCTCCGCCGCCCTGTTCGTCCCGCAGTCCCCGGACCGGATCCCGGGCCACCTCGGGCTGGCCGCGGCGGCCGGCGCCTGGGCGTGGCTCGTCGGCATGGCCCCCGGCCTCCTGCGCCCGCACGGCCCCGAGCGCCGGGCCACCGCGGCAGCCCTGAACGCCGCCGCGGCGCACGCCGAGGCCCACGTCAGCGGAGAAGACACCGCCGGAACCCATGGCACCGCCGTCATCGCCGTACGGGCTGCCCGGCAGGCGGTGTCCTCCACCACCGGCACCCCGCTCACCGTCACCCACCGCGCCCTCGAACGGCTCATAGTCCGCGCCGAGGTCGCCCTCGCCGCACCCTCCGACGCCGACCCCGCGCCACTGCGCGACTGGGCCCGCCAGGTGCGCGGCAACCGGCCCGTGCCCGAGGTCCCGCACCTCACCGGCGTCGACTCCGAACTCGCCCCGAACCCCGGCCCGTTGTGGCACCGCCTGCGTCCCCTGGCCCCGCTCGCGCTGCGCACGGCCCTCGGCTGCGCCCTCGCCGGCTACGCCTCCCTGGCCCTCGGCATCGGCCGTCCCTACTGGGCCCTGGTCACCGCCGCGTCCCTGTACCAGGCGGACCTCGCCCTCACCTGGGGCCGCGGCGTCCAGCGCGTCGTCGGCAACCTCCTCGGCGTCGTCTTCTTCGCCGCGCTGGTGCCCCTCGCCCACACCGGCGAGGTCGCCCTGGTCCTGTGCTGTCTCGCCCTCAACTTCGGCGCCGAGGCGCTCATCGGCCGCAACTACTGGCTCGGCAGCGTCTGCGTGACCCCGATGGCGCTGCTGATCACCGAGTTCGCCGGATTCCAGCAGCCCGGCCCGCTGATCACCGAGCGGGTCGTGGACACCCTGGTCGGCGCGCTCGTCGGGCTCGCCGCCGCCGTCGTGGTGCCGCACCGGAAGCGGGTCGTGCGTGCCGAGCGCGCCGGACCACGTACGCTCGCCGCTACGGGTAGTAGCCGAGGACGGCACCCGGACCAGCGCACGGGCAACACGACGGAGGGCGTACGGCCATGA
- a CDS encoding TetR/AcrR family transcriptional regulator: MSPRSASVNEELRRRSRERLLQAAVELVGEHGYDATTLGDIADRAGSARGLVSYYFPGKRQLVQSAVHRLMHRTLEEALEREPHTEDGRERMARAIDAILGLARDRPVLMRQHMAGILQAEGFVQCPEQRRLAELLREVCVGHGSAEPDTDYPMLRALLMGAVYAALVPGVPMPVPVLRAELFKRYRLDREQGVPPDAEAVSGGTCDMDLSRFFATGSPPDCSEGRPDPSPQSK, from the coding sequence ATGTCCCCGCGCAGCGCCTCGGTCAATGAAGAGCTGCGGCGGCGATCCCGGGAGCGGCTTCTCCAGGCGGCGGTGGAGCTGGTCGGCGAGCACGGCTACGACGCGACCACGCTGGGCGACATCGCGGACCGGGCGGGATCGGCTCGCGGACTGGTGTCGTACTACTTCCCCGGCAAGCGCCAGCTGGTGCAGTCCGCGGTGCACCGGCTGATGCACCGCACGCTGGAGGAGGCACTGGAGCGCGAGCCGCACACCGAGGACGGCCGGGAGCGGATGGCCAGGGCGATCGACGCGATCCTGGGCCTGGCCCGCGACCGGCCCGTGCTGATGCGCCAGCACATGGCGGGCATCCTCCAGGCCGAGGGCTTCGTGCAGTGCCCGGAGCAGCGGCGGCTGGCCGAGCTGCTGCGGGAGGTCTGCGTAGGGCACGGCTCGGCGGAGCCGGACACCGACTACCCGATGCTGCGCGCCCTGCTCATGGGCGCGGTGTACGCGGCGCTGGTGCCAGGGGTGCCGATGCCGGTGCCGGTGCTGCGGGCGGAGCTGTTCAAGCGTTACCGGCTCGACCGGGAGCAGGGCGTCCCGCCGGACGCGGAGGCCGTGTCCGGCGGGACGTGCGACATGGATCTGTCACGCTTCTTCGCGACCGGGTCCCCACCCGACTGCTCGGAGGGCCGGCCGGATCCGTCCCCTCAGTCGAAGTAG
- a CDS encoding DUF5134 domain-containing protein, which yields MHGPASPGWLLVALCAATGVYCLLRMRSHVEEQRRTAGGEALMGFGMAAMAVPAAVFTPPSWAWPVYAAVFAAAALHALWSARAGGHHLHHMVGASAMVYMAIAMAVSPGHHSGSGVPYVTGVLLVYFTGYVLLSGVRLVPVAAGAAGSAGWGDRPELARACRLSMGIAMVAMLLTL from the coding sequence GTGCACGGACCGGCTTCGCCCGGCTGGCTGCTGGTCGCGCTGTGTGCGGCGACCGGGGTCTACTGCCTGCTGCGGATGCGCAGTCACGTCGAGGAACAGCGCCGCACCGCGGGCGGCGAGGCGCTGATGGGGTTCGGGATGGCCGCGATGGCGGTGCCCGCCGCGGTGTTCACGCCGCCGTCGTGGGCCTGGCCCGTCTACGCCGCCGTGTTCGCTGCGGCGGCCCTGCACGCCCTGTGGTCCGCCCGGGCCGGCGGGCACCATCTGCACCACATGGTGGGGGCCTCGGCGATGGTCTACATGGCGATCGCGATGGCCGTGTCGCCGGGCCACCACAGCGGTTCAGGCGTCCCGTACGTGACGGGCGTGCTGCTCGTGTACTTCACGGGCTATGTGCTGCTCTCCGGGGTCCGGCTGGTGCCGGTCGCCGCCGGTGCCGCCGGCAGCGCCGGGTGGGGCGACCGGCCGGAGCTGGCGCGGGCCTGCCGGCTGTCGATGGGGATCGCGATGGTGGCGATGCTGCTGACGCTGTGA
- a CDS encoding DUF6214 family protein — translation MSVWPAWRVRDGGGATVWFGVRLEFGDGARVDAVAVVSEGCVSIEDVRAEPALSLDDLAALADWIEAPLSEACGIGTGPDADGGEDGEDAEGGGSAGSGRVRSGWPRGVEGQWLIAQKYRAAQEAGADPVLAVMSATGHSRRRSLRLIGQARDAGFLTPRRARR, via the coding sequence GTGTCGGTGTGGCCCGCATGGAGAGTGCGGGACGGTGGCGGCGCCACTGTGTGGTTCGGCGTCCGGCTGGAGTTCGGTGACGGCGCGCGGGTCGACGCCGTGGCCGTGGTGTCCGAGGGGTGCGTCTCCATCGAGGACGTGCGCGCCGAGCCGGCGCTCTCCCTCGACGACCTCGCGGCACTCGCCGACTGGATCGAGGCTCCGCTCTCCGAGGCGTGCGGCATCGGGACGGGCCCGGACGCCGACGGAGGTGAGGACGGCGAGGATGCCGAGGGCGGCGGGAGTGCCGGGTCCGGTCGGGTCCGGTCGGGCTGGCCGCGCGGTGTCGAGGGGCAGTGGCTGATCGCACAGAAGTACCGCGCGGCGCAGGAGGCGGGCGCCGACCCCGTGCTCGCGGTGATGAGCGCGACCGGGCACAGCCGCCGCAGATCGCTCCGGCTCATCGGGCAGGCGCGCGACGCGGGATTCCTGACCCCGCGCCGCGCCCGCCGCTGA
- a CDS encoding VOC family protein, giving the protein MKLDKPVTGGPCWTELGTSDLAGAKQFYEGLFGWRAETDPRQEAGGYTVAHLGDAAVAALTPLYQEGQPVAWNVSFAVPDADAAAEQVTQAGGTVLVGPMDVFDVGRFAVAVDPTGAVFQLWQARSFPGAGLLNAPGALGWVELMTRAPERAVEFYTTVFGWTVNASEHYTQWGIAGDDFGGMMDMDDKFPHEVPAHWLPYFAVVDVGATAGDAAGAGGTVLMEPTSMPNGRGLAMLRDPQGAVFGVYHEPPQP; this is encoded by the coding sequence ATGAAGCTCGACAAGCCGGTGACCGGCGGGCCCTGCTGGACCGAGCTCGGCACGAGTGACCTGGCCGGGGCCAAGCAGTTCTACGAGGGGCTGTTCGGCTGGCGGGCCGAGACAGATCCGCGCCAGGAGGCGGGCGGCTACACGGTGGCGCATCTCGGGGACGCGGCGGTGGCCGCGCTGACCCCGCTGTACCAGGAGGGACAGCCGGTGGCGTGGAACGTGTCGTTCGCGGTGCCGGACGCCGACGCGGCCGCCGAGCAGGTCACGCAGGCCGGCGGCACGGTGCTGGTGGGCCCGATGGACGTGTTCGACGTGGGCCGCTTCGCGGTGGCCGTGGACCCCACGGGAGCGGTGTTCCAGCTGTGGCAGGCGCGGTCCTTCCCCGGTGCGGGGCTCCTCAACGCGCCCGGCGCGCTGGGCTGGGTGGAGCTGATGACGCGGGCGCCCGAGCGGGCCGTCGAGTTCTACACGACGGTGTTCGGCTGGACCGTGAACGCCTCGGAGCACTACACGCAGTGGGGCATCGCCGGTGACGACTTCGGCGGAATGATGGACATGGACGACAAGTTCCCGCACGAGGTGCCGGCGCACTGGCTGCCGTACTTCGCCGTGGTGGACGTCGGGGCGACGGCCGGGGACGCGGCGGGGGCGGGCGGCACGGTGCTCATGGAGCCGACGTCGATGCCCAACGGGCGGGGCCTCGCCATGCTGCGGGACCCGCAGGGCGCGGTGTTCGGCGTCTACCACGAGCCGCCGCAGCCCTGA
- a CDS encoding M56 family metallopeptidase, protein MMVPAALLLLGALTAVLAPRLLARADWPDREPVVALWVWQCVVAAVLLCCALSMTLSAAAAWQAVRGHVFAPAPSAVVEAYALGVGGSWAATTAVTLACGGLWTGAMLVREVSRARARRRQRRAELLVRSPLLPGEETGNDRLVILEGERPDAWWLPGTAPRLVITTAALRRLKGRQLDALLAHEQGHAQARHDWLLHCSGALAGGFPQVPVFAAFRDEMHRLVELAADDMASRRFGRLTTALALVELNEDRGVFGPCPTPHTQVPQRVNRLLTPPDRLTAGRRLRLTAAAALVPAVPVIVAVVPGLRALG, encoded by the coding sequence ATGATGGTCCCCGCGGCACTGTTGCTGCTCGGCGCCCTGACCGCCGTCCTCGCCCCGCGGCTGCTCGCGCGGGCGGACTGGCCGGACCGAGAACCGGTGGTCGCGCTGTGGGTGTGGCAGTGCGTGGTCGCGGCCGTACTGCTGTGCTGCGCACTGTCGATGACGCTCAGTGCGGCGGCCGCTTGGCAGGCGGTGCGCGGCCATGTGTTCGCGCCCGCGCCGAGTGCCGTCGTCGAGGCGTACGCGCTCGGAGTGGGCGGTTCCTGGGCGGCGACGACCGCGGTGACGCTCGCCTGCGGCGGGCTGTGGACCGGGGCCATGCTGGTGCGCGAGGTGTCGCGCGCGCGTGCCCGGCGCCGGCAGCGCAGAGCCGAACTCCTCGTGCGCTCACCGCTGTTGCCCGGCGAGGAGACGGGGAACGACCGTCTGGTGATCCTGGAGGGCGAGCGGCCGGACGCCTGGTGGCTGCCCGGCACGGCGCCCCGACTCGTCATCACCACGGCCGCGCTGCGCCGCCTCAAGGGACGGCAGCTGGATGCCCTGCTGGCACATGAACAGGGGCACGCGCAGGCCCGGCACGACTGGCTGCTGCACTGCTCGGGGGCGCTGGCGGGCGGGTTCCCACAGGTGCCGGTGTTCGCCGCGTTCCGCGACGAGATGCACCGTCTGGTCGAACTCGCCGCCGACGACATGGCCTCCCGCCGGTTCGGCCGGCTGACCACCGCCCTCGCCCTGGTCGAACTCAACGAGGACCGGGGCGTGTTCGGCCCCTGCCCGACCCCCCACACGCAGGTGCCGCAGCGCGTGAACCGGCTCCTCACTCCCCCGGACCGCCTCACGGCGGGCCGACGACTGCGCCTGACGGCAGCGGCCGCGCTCGTCCCGGCGGTGCCGGTGATCGTGGCGGTCGTACCGGGGCTGCGGGCGCTGGGGTAA
- a CDS encoding VOC family protein gives MVHVLSGRTLLRPTDPERSRVFYGEQLGLAVYREFGTGPGRGTVYFLGGGFLEVSGRSETPPSPAVRLWMQVPDVVAAHDELVAKGVGIVRPPVKEPWGLIEMWIADPDGTPIVLVEVPADHPIRYRPGI, from the coding sequence ATGGTGCACGTACTGAGCGGCCGGACCCTGCTGCGGCCCACCGATCCCGAACGGTCCCGTGTCTTCTACGGCGAGCAGCTCGGCCTCGCCGTCTACCGCGAGTTCGGCACCGGCCCCGGTCGCGGCACCGTCTACTTCCTCGGCGGCGGCTTCCTGGAGGTCTCCGGACGCTCCGAGACGCCGCCGTCCCCGGCCGTACGGCTGTGGATGCAGGTCCCGGACGTGGTCGCCGCGCACGACGAGCTGGTGGCGAAGGGCGTCGGGATCGTACGGCCTCCGGTGAAGGAGCCCTGGGGGCTGATCGAGATGTGGATCGCCGACCCGGACGGGACGCCGATCGTGCTGGTGGAGGTGCCTGCGGACCATCCGATTCGGTACCGCCCCGGAATCTAG
- a CDS encoding HAD family hydrolase, whose product MTAVLFDFSGTLFRVESTESWLRGVIAETGVELAEAELADAARGLETMGALPGGSGPSYLPEDVASVWGVRDKSAELHRAAYTGLSRHVPLPDDRLHDLLYDRHMSPAAWVPYPDTAEVLGALRERGIGVGVVSNIGWDIRPVFREHGLDAYVDTYVLSYEHGVQKPDPRLFRTACAALDVDPRDVVMVGDDRRADGGAATLGCAVHFVDHLPAAERPDGLRPVLELVGAGARANGVDPQNRD is encoded by the coding sequence ATGACCGCAGTTTTGTTCGATTTCTCAGGAACCCTCTTCCGTGTCGAGTCCACCGAGTCCTGGCTGCGCGGGGTGATCGCCGAGACAGGAGTCGAGCTCGCCGAGGCCGAGTTGGCCGATGCGGCGCGGGGGCTGGAGACGATGGGGGCACTGCCGGGCGGGAGCGGTCCCTCCTACCTGCCCGAGGACGTCGCGAGCGTCTGGGGAGTGCGCGACAAGAGCGCGGAACTGCACCGGGCGGCCTACACCGGACTCTCCCGGCATGTGCCGCTCCCCGACGACCGGCTGCACGATCTGCTGTACGACCGCCACATGTCCCCGGCCGCCTGGGTGCCGTATCCCGACACCGCCGAGGTGCTGGGGGCGCTGCGTGAGCGCGGCATCGGGGTGGGCGTGGTCAGCAACATCGGCTGGGACATCCGCCCGGTGTTCCGCGAGCACGGCCTCGACGCGTACGTGGACACCTACGTGCTGTCGTACGAGCACGGCGTCCAGAAGCCCGACCCCCGACTGTTCCGGACGGCCTGCGCGGCGCTCGACGTGGATCCTCGCGACGTCGTCATGGTCGGCGACGACCGGCGGGCCGACGGTGGCGCGGCGACGCTGGGCTGCGCGGTGCACTTCGTGGATCATCTGCCGGCGGCCGAGCGGCCGGACGGGCTGCGGCCTGTGCTGGAGCTGGTGGGAGCCGGGGCGCGGGCGAACGGCGTCGATCCGCAGAACCGCGACTGA
- a CDS encoding phosphatase PAP2 family protein, with amino-acid sequence MHTQSVESPPRPPAERSTSRWAGALALCSALLLALVAVRWYPLMTVDNDIADTTHRWAVDEPGVTHAFRILTDWVWDPWTMRILTFAVAIWLVWRRGARWTALWLLATCLLATLFQQLLKAVVDRPRPVWPDPVDSAHYAAYPSGHAMTATVVCGLLLWLLHRYGVRGTLWRTAVAVGVISVAGVGLTRIWLGVHWATDVVGGWLLGALVVAVAVRVHTHWRG; translated from the coding sequence ATGCACACCCAGTCCGTCGAGTCCCCGCCCCGCCCACCGGCCGAGCGCAGCACCTCCCGCTGGGCCGGTGCCCTGGCGCTGTGCTCGGCGCTGCTGCTCGCCCTGGTCGCCGTGCGCTGGTACCCGCTGATGACCGTGGACAACGACATCGCGGACACCACGCACCGCTGGGCGGTGGACGAGCCCGGCGTCACCCACGCGTTCCGCATCCTGACGGACTGGGTCTGGGATCCATGGACGATGCGCATACTGACCTTCGCGGTCGCGATCTGGCTCGTGTGGCGCAGAGGCGCCCGCTGGACGGCGCTATGGCTGTTGGCCACATGTCTTCTCGCCACACTGTTCCAGCAGCTCCTCAAGGCCGTGGTCGACCGCCCCCGCCCGGTCTGGCCGGACCCGGTCGACTCCGCCCACTACGCCGCCTACCCCTCCGGCCACGCCATGACGGCGACGGTCGTCTGCGGCCTCCTGCTGTGGCTCCTGCACCGGTACGGCGTCCGCGGCACCCTGTGGCGCACGGCCGTCGCCGTGGGCGTGATCTCCGTGGCCGGCGTCGGCCTGACCCGGATCTGGCTCGGCGTCCACTGGGCCACGGACGTCGTCGGCGGCTGGCTGCTGGGCGCGTTGGTCGTGGCCGTGGCGGTGCGGGTGCACACCCACTGGCGGGGCTGA
- a CDS encoding LVIVD repeat-containing protein: MILFSSPRTRRRRLGVATAAAGLLAALLTAQPALATPDPGDGPVAEQEVSERTRAQVRESLADGEIPGQNEIVHSDNIEHLASLPKDALQGTNSDLAFQGRYAFAGNYDGFRVFDISNPAAPTTVAQVLCPGSQNDVSVSGNLLFLSTDSSRSDSSCNSTTQPVTEKSSWEGMKVFDISDKRNPKYVAAVETACGSHTHTLVPERRNVYVYVSSYSPDASYPDCQPPHDGISVIKVPRHAPEKAAVVNFPVLFPGEGPDGGGNPGPPGGVRKTTGCHDITVLPSKDLAAGACMGDGILMSIADPEHPKVIDQVRDDVNFAFWHSATFNQKANKVVFTDELGGGSAATCNAEIGPDRGADGIYDIVGKGDKRKLVFRSYFKIPRHQAATENCVAHNGSLIPVKGRDIMVQGWYQGGISVWDFTDSRNPEEIAYFDRGPLTTDVLRSAGSWSAYYYNGYIYSNELARGFDVLKLNDRRTAPARKVHLRELNVQTQPDYFD, encoded by the coding sequence GTGATCCTGTTCAGCAGTCCCCGAACACGCCGCAGACGCCTGGGAGTTGCCACCGCCGCCGCCGGGCTCCTGGCCGCGCTGCTCACCGCGCAGCCGGCCCTCGCGACCCCCGACCCGGGGGACGGCCCCGTCGCGGAGCAGGAGGTCTCCGAGCGCACCCGCGCCCAGGTGCGCGAGTCGCTGGCGGACGGTGAGATACCGGGCCAGAACGAGATCGTCCACTCCGACAACATCGAGCACCTGGCGTCCCTCCCCAAGGACGCGCTCCAGGGCACCAATTCCGACCTCGCCTTCCAGGGCCGATACGCCTTCGCGGGCAACTACGACGGCTTCCGCGTCTTCGACATCAGCAACCCGGCAGCGCCGACGACCGTCGCCCAGGTCCTGTGTCCCGGCTCGCAGAACGACGTCTCCGTCTCCGGGAACCTGCTGTTCCTGTCCACCGACTCCTCGCGCAGCGACAGCAGTTGCAACAGCACCACCCAGCCCGTGACCGAGAAGTCCTCGTGGGAGGGCATGAAGGTCTTCGACATCAGCGACAAACGGAACCCCAAGTACGTCGCCGCCGTCGAGACCGCCTGCGGATCCCACACCCACACGCTGGTGCCCGAGCGCCGCAACGTCTACGTCTACGTCTCCTCCTACTCGCCGGACGCCTCCTACCCGGACTGCCAACCGCCGCACGACGGCATCTCCGTGATCAAGGTGCCGCGCCACGCGCCCGAGAAGGCGGCCGTGGTGAACTTCCCGGTGCTCTTCCCCGGTGAGGGCCCGGACGGCGGCGGCAACCCCGGCCCGCCCGGCGGTGTCCGCAAGACCACCGGCTGCCACGACATCACCGTGCTCCCCTCGAAGGACCTGGCCGCGGGCGCCTGCATGGGCGACGGCATCCTGATGTCCATCGCGGATCCGGAACACCCGAAGGTCATCGACCAGGTCCGGGACGACGTCAACTTCGCGTTCTGGCACTCGGCGACCTTCAACCAGAAGGCGAACAAGGTCGTCTTCACCGACGAGCTGGGCGGCGGCAGCGCGGCCACCTGCAACGCGGAGATCGGCCCGGACCGCGGCGCCGACGGCATCTACGACATCGTCGGCAAGGGCGACAAGCGCAAGCTGGTCTTCCGCAGCTACTTCAAGATCCCCCGCCACCAGGCCGCCACCGAGAACTGCGTCGCCCACAACGGCTCGCTGATCCCGGTCAAGGGCAGGGACATCATGGTCCAGGGCTGGTACCAGGGCGGCATCTCCGTCTGGGACTTCACCGACTCGCGCAATCCCGAGGAGATCGCCTACTTCGACCGCGGCCCGCTCACCACGGACGTCCTGAGGTCGGCCGGCTCCTGGTCGGCGTACTACTACAACGGCTACATCTACTCCAACGAGCTCGCGAGGGGCTTCGACGTCCTGAAGCTCAACGACCGGCGCACCGCTCCGGCCCGTAAGGTGCACCTGCGCGAACTCAACGTCCAGACCCAGCCGGACTACTTCGACTGA
- a CDS encoding DUF305 domain-containing protein codes for MAGPAVLAALAVLALGGCDDSDAKSPARSGPSVIVPGKPGESNRMLSAEEAERQRAEDDSPNSADVSYARMMIAHHTQALEMTELAPDRAESTKVTKLAERIAAAQKPEIAAMQGWLKTQGKAGHGDGHDHGSMPGMATEAQLEKLRAARGKAFDQLFLTLMITHHEGAITMATDVKGQGNNIRVEEMADEVIAQQTSEITRMRDMF; via the coding sequence ATGGCCGGACCGGCCGTGCTTGCGGCACTCGCCGTGCTCGCGCTCGGCGGTTGCGACGACTCCGACGCCAAGTCGCCCGCGCGCAGCGGGCCTTCGGTGATCGTGCCGGGCAAGCCCGGCGAGTCGAACCGGATGCTGTCCGCCGAGGAGGCCGAGCGACAGCGCGCCGAGGACGACTCCCCCAACTCCGCGGACGTCTCGTACGCGCGCATGATGATCGCGCACCACACCCAGGCTCTTGAGATGACCGAACTCGCCCCGGACCGCGCCGAGTCGACGAAGGTGACGAAGCTCGCCGAGCGGATCGCCGCCGCGCAGAAGCCCGAGATCGCCGCCATGCAGGGCTGGCTCAAGACCCAGGGCAAGGCCGGGCACGGCGACGGCCACGACCACGGCTCGATGCCCGGCATGGCGACCGAGGCACAGCTGGAGAAGTTGCGCGCGGCGCGCGGGAAGGCGTTCGACCAGCTCTTCCTCACGTTGATGATCACCCATCACGAGGGGGCGATCACCATGGCCACCGATGTGAAGGGGCAGGGGAACAACATCCGGGTCGAGGAGATGGCGGACGAGGTGATCGCTCAGCAGACGAGCGAGATCACCCGGATGCGGGACATGTTCTGA
- a CDS encoding GNAT family N-acetyltransferase: MDTAAPDASAGLVFREATDADVDTLVALIESAYRGDSSRAGWTTEADILEGQRTDPEGVLAVIKSPDSRLLTVERDGRVVACCQLEHRGTHAYFGMFAVSPALQGAGLGKVIIAEAERQARETWGATEMHMTVISVRDDLIAWYERRGYRRTGRMTPFPYGDERFGIPQRADLQFELLVKALA, encoded by the coding sequence ATGGACACCGCCGCGCCCGACGCCTCCGCCGGACTCGTCTTCCGCGAAGCCACCGACGCCGACGTCGACACGCTGGTCGCGCTGATCGAGTCCGCCTACCGCGGGGACTCCAGCCGGGCCGGGTGGACCACCGAGGCGGACATCCTCGAAGGACAGCGGACCGACCCGGAGGGCGTGCTGGCGGTCATCAAGTCGCCCGACAGCAGGCTCCTGACCGTCGAGCGGGACGGGCGGGTCGTCGCCTGCTGCCAGCTCGAACACCGAGGAACCCACGCCTACTTCGGGATGTTCGCGGTCAGCCCCGCACTCCAGGGCGCCGGCCTCGGCAAGGTGATCATCGCGGAGGCGGAGCGGCAGGCCCGCGAGACCTGGGGCGCCACCGAGATGCACATGACCGTGATCTCCGTACGCGACGACCTGATCGCCTGGTACGAGCGGCGCGGCTATCGCCGTACGGGCCGGATGACCCCGTTCCCGTACGGCGACGAGCGCTTCGGCATCCCGCAGCGCGCCGACCTCCAGTTCGAGCTGCTGGTCAAGGCGCTGGCGTGA